The Pseudomonas sp. MPC6 nucleotide sequence ATGCGCCTTCGGTTGCCGACCACGCCATGGCGATGCTGCTGGCGCTGGTGCGCGACATTCCGCGCTGCGACGCCGCCGTGCGTCGGGGCGAGTGGCCGAAGATCATGCGCCCTTCCCTGGCCGGCAAACGCCTGGGCATCCTCGGTCTCGGCGCTGTCGGCATGGCCATTGCCAAGCGCGCGGCTCACGGCTTCGACATGACGGTGAGCTACCACAACCGCCAGCATCGCAGCGACGTGCCCTACAGCTTCTGCTCGACGCCGACCGAACTGGCGCGCGCCTCGGACTTTCTGATCGTCGCCACCCCCGGTGGCCTGGGCACCAGACACCTGATCAACAAACACGTGCTCGATGCCTTGGGCCCCAAAGGCTTCATCGTCAACATCGCCCGGGCCAGTGTCATCGTCACCGCGGATCTGATCAGCGCCTTGGAACAACGACGGATTGCCGGTGCCGCACTGGATGTCTTCGATGCCGAACCCCTTGTGCCGGACGCATTCAAGTCGTTGGCCAACGTTATCCTGACGCCGCACGTCGCTGGTTTGTCGCCTGAGGCAACCCAGGGAACCGTGGAACTGGTGGGCCGCAATCTGGTGGCGTTCTTTTCCGCAGAGCCGGTGCTCACCCCTATCGATCTGCCGGCATCCCGGGCCCAGGCAGAGCAATAGACGATCATTCAAACAGGTGTATCAAAAGCAATGATTGCCCGGCAACACGCTCACCTATAAGGGTTGTCCGTGGTTGTGGGTGTCGGCTGTGCGCATTAGATTAGCCAATAGTCTCAGGCCTCCAAAATAAGCAGAAGGGATAA carries:
- a CDS encoding 2-hydroxyacid dehydrogenase; this encodes MPATVLVLVETINDYLPILEHQGFHLILAPTPAERAAAITRQGGQIDAVLTRGPLGLHADEIAALPNLKIICVIGAGYEQVDLQAAADRGITVTNGAGVNAPSVADHAMAMLLALVRDIPRCDAAVRRGEWPKIMRPSLAGKRLGILGLGAVGMAIAKRAAHGFDMTVSYHNRQHRSDVPYSFCSTPTELARASDFLIVATPGGLGTRHLINKHVLDALGPKGFIVNIARASVIVTADLISALEQRRIAGAALDVFDAEPLVPDAFKSLANVILTPHVAGLSPEATQGTVELVGRNLVAFFSAEPVLTPIDLPASRAQAEQ